In Chromobacterium rhizoryzae, one genomic interval encodes:
- the trpS gene encoding tryptophan--tRNA ligase, with protein sequence MNLDSITAKDIILTGDRTTGQLHLGHYVGSLRNRVILQDRCRQFLLLADAQALTDNMGNYLKVRDNVLQVALDYLAVGIDPEKSTIFIQSLVPELTELSSYYLNLVTVARLERNPTIKDEIKQRGYERDIPAGFLTYPAAQAADITAFKASIVPVGEDQIPMIEQTNEIVRRFNGSVDRAVLVEARAVVPEQGSRLPGIDGKAKMSKSLGNTITLSATPDEIRQAVKMMYTDPNHLRVADPGQVEGNVVFTYLDVFHSDTEQVAEWKEHYRRGGLGDTVIKKQLEECLQTLLEPIRARREQYARDPAAVMAMLKTGTQRAREVAAATLAEVKTAMGLNYY encoded by the coding sequence ATGAATCTGGACAGCATCACAGCCAAAGACATCATCCTGACCGGCGACCGCACCACCGGACAATTGCATCTGGGCCACTACGTCGGCTCGCTGCGCAACCGCGTGATCCTGCAAGACCGTTGCCGCCAGTTCCTGCTGCTCGCCGACGCCCAGGCGCTGACCGACAATATGGGCAACTATCTGAAGGTCCGCGACAATGTGCTGCAAGTGGCGCTGGATTATCTAGCGGTGGGCATAGACCCGGAAAAAAGCACCATCTTCATCCAGAGCCTGGTGCCGGAGCTGACCGAGCTGTCTTCCTACTATCTCAATCTGGTCACCGTGGCGCGTCTGGAGCGCAACCCCACCATCAAGGACGAGATCAAGCAGCGCGGCTACGAGCGCGACATCCCCGCCGGCTTCCTCACCTACCCCGCCGCCCAGGCCGCCGACATCACCGCCTTCAAGGCCAGCATCGTGCCGGTGGGCGAAGACCAGATTCCGATGATTGAGCAGACCAACGAGATCGTGCGCCGCTTCAACGGCAGCGTGGATCGGGCGGTGCTGGTGGAAGCGCGGGCGGTGGTGCCGGAGCAAGGCTCGCGTCTGCCCGGCATCGACGGCAAGGCCAAGATGTCCAAATCGCTGGGCAACACCATCACTTTGTCGGCCACGCCGGACGAGATCCGCCAGGCGGTGAAGATGATGTACACCGACCCCAATCACCTGCGCGTGGCCGATCCGGGCCAGGTGGAAGGCAATGTGGTGTTCACCTATCTGGACGTGTTCCATTCCGACACGGAGCAGGTGGCGGAATGGAAGGAGCATTATCGCCGCGGCGGCCTGGGCGACACCGTGATCAAGAAGCAGTTGGAAGAATGCCTGCAGACCCTGCTGGAGCCGATCCGCGCCCGCCGCGAGCAGTACGCGCGCGATCCGGCGGCGGTGATGGCGATGCTGAAGACCGGCACCCAGCGCGCGCGCGAAGTGGCGGCGGCCACGCTGGCCGAGGTGAAGACGGCGATGGGCTTGAACTACTACTAA
- the ppsR gene encoding posphoenolpyruvate synthetase regulatory kinase/phosphorylase PpsR: MPHHLRSAFFVSDRTGITAESLGHTLLTQFDTVEFKRETIPFVDTVEKAQALAEVIRQVSETDHLKPLVFTSIINPDVRSALQVENAVMIDFFDTFIGQLEQEIGQRASLSVGKAHGMVNEEKYDHRIEAVNFSLNHDDGVKLKDLHEADVILVGVSRSGKTPTCLYLALQYGIRAANYPLTPEDLGSPTLPKLLLPFKDKIFGLTIDPARLHHIRSERRPDSKYASMDNCRREVNEAESMFRHHGVPFISTTHKSIEEIASTIMHKAALGRRF, from the coding sequence ATGCCCCACCATCTCCGCTCCGCCTTCTTCGTTTCCGATCGCACCGGCATCACCGCCGAATCGCTGGGGCACACGCTGCTGACCCAGTTCGACACCGTGGAATTCAAGCGCGAGACCATTCCCTTCGTCGACACCGTGGAAAAAGCGCAGGCGCTGGCCGAGGTCATCCGCCAGGTGTCGGAAACCGATCACCTGAAGCCGCTGGTGTTCACCAGCATCATCAACCCGGACGTGCGCAGCGCGCTGCAGGTTGAGAACGCGGTGATGATAGATTTCTTCGATACCTTCATCGGCCAGTTGGAGCAGGAAATCGGTCAGCGCGCCTCGCTGAGCGTGGGCAAGGCCCACGGCATGGTCAACGAGGAGAAGTACGATCACCGCATCGAAGCGGTCAACTTCTCGCTGAACCACGACGACGGCGTCAAATTGAAGGATCTGCATGAGGCGGATGTGATCCTGGTGGGCGTGTCCCGTTCCGGCAAGACGCCGACCTGCCTGTATCTGGCGCTGCAATACGGCATCCGCGCCGCCAACTACCCGCTGACGCCGGAAGACCTGGGCAGCCCGACCTTGCCCAAGCTGCTGCTGCCGTTCAAGGACAAGATCTTCGGCCTGACCATCGATCCGGCGCGCTTGCATCACATCCGCTCCGAGCGCCGGCCGGACTCCAAATACGCCAGCATGGACAATTGCCGCCGCGAGGTGAATGAGGCCGAATCCATGTTCCGCCACCACGGCGTGCCCTTCATCAGCACCACCCACAAGTCCATCGAGGAAATCGCCTCCACCATCATGCATAAGGCGGCGCTGGGCCGACGCTTCTAA
- the ppsA gene encoding phosphoenolpyruvate synthase: MAENYVIWFEKLRMTDVEQVGGKNASLGEMISQLAGSGVRVPGGFATTAQAYRDFLQHNGLAEKISAALAKLDIDDVSELARIGKEIRQWIIDTPFPAKLDADIKEAWDQMVADAGGADISVAVRSSATAEDLPDASFAGQQETFLNIRGLDNVKDAMKHVFASLYNDRAISYRVHKGFEHDVVALSAGVQRMVRSDCGAAGVMFTIDTESGFDDVVFITASYGLGETVVQGAVNPDEFYVHKPTLKAGRPAVLRKTMGSKLIKMEFTDASQAGRSVKTVDVSPAERQQFSISDAEVAELAEYALIIEKHYGRPMDIEWGRDGHDGKLYILQARPETVKSQEDRKDTLRRYRLNSKSQVLCEGRAIGQKIGQGVVRTIKDASEMDRVKPGDVLVTDMTDPDWEPVMKRAAAIVTNRGGRTCHAAIIARELGIPAVVGCGDATQVLSEGMQVTVSCAEGDTGNIYDGLLDVEVIDLELDKMPKAPVKIMMNVGNPELAFDFAQLPNEGVGLARMEFVINRQIGIHPKALLEFDKLPADLKATISDRIAGYASPVDFYVDKIAEGVSTLAAAFYPKKVIVRMSDFKSNEYANLIGGQLYEPHEENPMIGFRGAARYVAESFRDCFELECRAIKKVRDVMGLTNVEVMIPFVRTLSEAEQVVEILAANGLKRGENGLRLIMMCELPTNAVLADKFLQHFDGFSIGSNDMTQLTLGVDRDSGGPIASTFDERNEAVKVMLHMAIQACRKQGKYIGICGQGPSDHPDFAKWLVEEGIETVSLNPDTVVETWLYLARELNS, encoded by the coding sequence ATGGCTGAGAACTACGTCATCTGGTTCGAGAAACTGCGCATGACCGATGTGGAGCAGGTAGGCGGCAAGAACGCCTCCCTTGGTGAAATGATCAGCCAACTGGCTGGCTCCGGGGTTCGCGTCCCGGGGGGCTTTGCCACCACGGCGCAGGCTTACCGGGATTTTCTGCAGCACAACGGCCTGGCCGAAAAGATCAGCGCCGCGCTGGCCAAGCTGGACATCGACGATGTCAGCGAACTGGCCCGAATCGGCAAGGAAATCCGGCAATGGATCATCGATACCCCGTTCCCCGCCAAGCTTGACGCCGATATCAAAGAGGCCTGGGATCAGATGGTGGCCGATGCCGGCGGCGCCGACATCTCCGTTGCAGTCCGTTCCTCCGCCACCGCAGAAGACCTCCCCGACGCCTCGTTCGCAGGCCAGCAAGAAACCTTCCTGAATATCCGCGGCCTTGACAATGTCAAGGATGCGATGAAGCACGTTTTCGCCTCCCTCTATAACGACCGCGCCATTTCCTACCGCGTGCACAAAGGCTTTGAGCACGACGTAGTGGCTTTGTCCGCCGGCGTGCAGCGCATGGTGCGTTCCGACTGCGGCGCGGCCGGCGTGATGTTCACCATCGACACCGAATCCGGCTTTGACGACGTGGTGTTCATCACCGCGTCCTACGGCCTGGGCGAAACCGTGGTGCAGGGCGCGGTAAACCCCGACGAATTCTACGTGCACAAGCCGACGCTGAAAGCCGGCCGTCCGGCGGTGCTGCGCAAGACCATGGGCTCCAAGCTGATCAAGATGGAGTTCACCGACGCCTCGCAAGCCGGCCGCTCGGTCAAGACCGTGGACGTGTCCCCGGCGGAGCGCCAGCAATTCTCCATCAGCGACGCCGAAGTGGCTGAACTGGCCGAATACGCGCTGATCATCGAGAAGCACTACGGTCGTCCGATGGACATCGAATGGGGCCGCGACGGCCACGACGGCAAGCTCTACATCCTGCAGGCGCGTCCGGAAACGGTGAAGTCGCAGGAAGACCGCAAGGACACGCTGCGCCGCTATCGCCTGAACAGCAAATCGCAAGTGCTGTGCGAAGGCCGCGCCATTGGTCAGAAGATCGGCCAGGGCGTGGTGCGCACCATCAAGGACGCGTCCGAGATGGACCGCGTCAAGCCGGGCGACGTGCTGGTGACCGACATGACCGACCCGGATTGGGAACCGGTGATGAAACGCGCCGCCGCCATCGTCACCAACCGCGGCGGCCGCACCTGCCACGCGGCCATTATCGCGCGCGAGCTGGGCATCCCGGCCGTGGTGGGCTGCGGCGACGCCACCCAGGTGCTGTCCGAAGGCATGCAGGTGACCGTGTCCTGCGCCGAAGGCGACACCGGCAATATCTACGACGGCCTGCTGGACGTGGAAGTGATCGACCTGGAACTGGACAAGATGCCCAAGGCCCCGGTCAAGATCATGATGAACGTGGGCAATCCGGAACTGGCTTTCGACTTCGCGCAGCTGCCGAACGAAGGCGTGGGCCTGGCGCGCATGGAGTTCGTGATCAACCGTCAGATCGGCATCCACCCGAAAGCGCTGTTGGAGTTCGACAAGCTGCCGGCGGATCTGAAAGCCACCATCAGCGACCGCATCGCCGGTTACGCCAGCCCGGTGGACTTCTACGTGGACAAGATCGCCGAAGGCGTGTCCACCCTGGCCGCGGCTTTCTATCCGAAAAAGGTCATCGTGCGCATGTCCGACTTCAAGTCGAACGAGTACGCCAACCTGATCGGCGGCCAGCTGTACGAGCCGCACGAAGAAAACCCGATGATCGGTTTCCGCGGCGCCGCCCGCTATGTGGCCGAATCCTTCCGCGATTGCTTTGAACTGGAATGCCGCGCCATCAAGAAAGTGCGCGACGTGATGGGTCTGACCAATGTGGAAGTGATGATTCCCTTTGTGCGCACCCTGTCCGAAGCCGAGCAAGTGGTGGAGATCCTGGCCGCCAACGGCCTCAAGCGCGGCGAAAACGGCCTGCGCCTGATCATGATGTGCGAACTGCCGACCAACGCCGTGTTGGCCGACAAGTTCCTGCAGCATTTCGACGGCTTCTCCATCGGCTCCAACGACATGACCCAGCTGACGCTGGGCGTGGACCGCGACTCCGGCGGCCCGATCGCCTCCACCTTCGACGAGCGCAACGAAGCGGTCAAGGTCATGCTACACATGGCGATCCAGGCCTGCCGCAAGCAGGGTAAGTACATCGGCATCTGCGGCCAAGGCCCGTCGGACCATCCGGACTTCGCCAAGTGGCTGGTGGAAGAGGGCATCGAAACCGTGTCCCTGAACCCGGACACCGTGGTGGAAACCTGGCTGTACCTGGCGCGTGAACTGAACAGCTAA
- a CDS encoding NirD/YgiW/YdeI family stress tolerance protein, whose translation MKAITVLLTAAALSLPFAAQAEFTGPGVPAAVTTVAAAQKAADDTPVTLEGKIVRQIDHKRYEFRDATGTMTVKISQKRLPAQKIDQNSKLRIVGEVDKELTSTKVDAKLVEVLP comes from the coding sequence ATGAAAGCCATCACCGTTCTGCTCACCGCCGCCGCGCTGTCCCTGCCCTTCGCCGCCCAGGCGGAATTCACCGGCCCCGGCGTGCCGGCCGCCGTCACCACCGTGGCCGCCGCGCAAAAAGCCGCCGACGACACCCCGGTGACGCTGGAAGGCAAGATCGTGCGCCAGATCGACCACAAGCGTTACGAGTTCCGCGACGCCACCGGCACCATGACGGTGAAGATCAGCCAGAAACGCCTGCCGGCGCAAAAGATCGACCAGAACAGCAAGCTGCGCATCGTCGGCGAAGTGGACAAGGAACTGACGTCGACCAAGGTGGACGCCAAGCTGGTGGAAGTGCTGCCGTAA
- a CDS encoding thiol peroxidase: MSDFMLQYGDELLPVEGDFPEVGAYLPSFMLVGDGKQDVSLEGLGGVPKLILTLLSLDEYEHGGQYLLQETRRFLERWPQISLAVITVDSPSSLARARREHGLPHVTLLSTLRGRDFHKHYGVLIREYPLSGYTAPALLLADGSNTIHYAERLRNTQDLFDFDKINHLLREAEEQALEAQQELEHEEQLKDEGPSQ, translated from the coding sequence ATGAGCGACTTCATGTTGCAATACGGCGATGAGTTGTTGCCGGTGGAGGGGGACTTTCCCGAAGTGGGCGCCTATCTGCCCAGCTTCATGCTGGTGGGCGACGGCAAGCAGGACGTGTCGCTGGAAGGCCTGGGCGGCGTGCCCAAGCTGATTTTGACCCTGCTGTCGCTGGACGAATACGAGCATGGCGGCCAATACCTGCTGCAGGAGACGCGGCGTTTCCTGGAGCGCTGGCCGCAAATCAGTCTGGCGGTAATCACCGTGGATTCGCCGTCTTCGCTGGCGCGGGCCCGGCGCGAGCACGGCCTGCCCCACGTCACCCTGCTGTCCACGCTGCGCGGCCGCGATTTCCACAAACATTACGGGGTGCTGATCCGCGAATATCCGCTCAGCGGCTACACCGCGCCCGCCCTGCTGCTGGCCGACGGCAGCAACACCATTCATTACGCCGAGCGGCTGCGCAACACCCAGGATCTGTTCGACTTCGACAAGATCAACCACTTGCTGCGCGAAGCCGAGGAACAGGCGCTGGAGGCGCAGCAGGAACTGGAGCATGAGGAGCAGTTGAAGGACGAAGGGCCGTCACAGTAA
- a CDS encoding dicarboxylate/amino acid:cation symporter, giving the protein MQTKTPLYQRLYFQVLLAIFLGVMLGAFVPDLGAKMKPLGDAFIKLIKMMIAPIIFATVVVGIAKMGDMKEVGRVGVKALFYFEAVTTLALVIGLVVVNVLKPGAGLNVDPSTLDAHSVAKYAANAKEMSSIDFLMHIIPDTVVGAFANGEILQVLTFSVLLGLALTKMGDNGKTIVHILDEFSHALFGVINMLMKLAPIGAFGAMAFTIGKYGVGSLKQLGFLMLCVYLTCFAFVFVVLGTIAKLNGFSLWRFLIYIKEELLLVLGTSSSESALPGIMKKLENLGCSKPVVGMVIPTGYSFNLDGTSIYLTMAAIFIAQATNVELTLAEELGLLGVLLLTSKGAAAVTGGGFITLAATLATLGGKLPVSGLALLIGIDRFMSEARAITNLIGNGVATIVVARWEKALDEERMRRVLAGEPVLPEEPAVAPLPAQLAAAEAARS; this is encoded by the coding sequence ATGCAGACCAAAACCCCCCTCTACCAGCGCCTTTATTTCCAGGTGCTGCTGGCCATTTTCCTCGGCGTGATGCTCGGCGCCTTCGTTCCCGACCTGGGCGCGAAGATGAAACCGCTGGGCGACGCCTTCATCAAACTGATCAAGATGATGATCGCCCCCATCATCTTCGCCACCGTGGTGGTGGGCATCGCCAAGATGGGCGATATGAAGGAAGTGGGCCGCGTGGGCGTGAAAGCGCTGTTCTACTTTGAAGCCGTCACCACGCTGGCGCTGGTGATCGGCCTGGTGGTGGTGAATGTGCTCAAGCCCGGCGCCGGCCTCAATGTGGACCCCAGCACGCTGGACGCGCACTCGGTGGCCAAGTACGCCGCCAACGCCAAGGAGATGAGCAGCATTGATTTCCTGATGCACATCATTCCGGATACGGTGGTGGGCGCGTTCGCCAACGGCGAAATCCTGCAGGTGCTGACCTTCTCGGTGCTGCTGGGCCTGGCGCTGACCAAGATGGGCGACAACGGCAAGACCATCGTCCACATCCTGGACGAGTTCTCCCATGCTTTGTTCGGCGTGATCAATATGCTGATGAAGCTGGCCCCCATTGGCGCCTTCGGCGCGATGGCCTTCACCATCGGCAAATACGGCGTGGGTTCGCTGAAACAGCTGGGTTTCCTGATGCTCTGCGTCTACCTGACCTGTTTCGCCTTCGTCTTCGTGGTGCTGGGCACCATCGCCAAGCTCAACGGCTTCAGCCTGTGGCGCTTCCTGATTTACATCAAGGAGGAGTTGCTGCTGGTATTGGGCACCTCTTCATCCGAGTCCGCGCTGCCGGGCATCATGAAGAAGCTGGAAAACCTGGGCTGCTCCAAACCGGTGGTGGGCATGGTGATTCCCACCGGCTACTCCTTCAATCTGGACGGCACCTCCATCTATCTGACCATGGCCGCCATCTTCATCGCCCAAGCCACCAATGTGGAGCTGACGCTGGCGGAGGAGCTGGGCCTGCTGGGCGTGCTGCTGCTCACGTCCAAGGGCGCGGCGGCGGTGACCGGCGGCGGCTTCATCACCCTGGCCGCCACGCTGGCCACGCTGGGCGGCAAGCTGCCGGTGTCCGGCCTGGCCCTGCTGATCGGCATCGACCGCTTCATGTCCGAGGCCCGCGCCATCACCAATCTGATCGGCAACGGCGTGGCCACCATCGTGGTGGCGCGCTGGGAGAAGGCGCTGGACGAAGAACGCATGCGCCGCGTGCTGGCCGGCGAGCCGGTGCTGCCGGAGGAGCCGGCCGTCGCGCCGCTGCCGGCGCAACTGGCCGCCGCGGAAGCAGCCCGATCCTAA
- a CDS encoding substrate-binding periplasmic protein, with the protein MKLAFVHAALLLGALAVCGRAESTSPRIRLLTEDYPPFNIALEEGKIGGLSTDILREMFQRAGIPYSMELLPWLRAYAIAQQEDNSCVYSTSRTPSRESQFKWVGPLVSNSWSLFAGPHSPAGVAALDDARGFTIGSYKGSGMSQYLADLGFKLELARADDLNARKLVAGHIDFWASGEFSGAYIASANRLPIRLLFSFNTVQMYLACNPGMDERIVLKLNKTLLNMQRDGVVDALRKHYR; encoded by the coding sequence ATGAAGCTCGCCTTTGTCCACGCCGCCCTGTTGCTGGGTGCGCTCGCCGTCTGCGGCCGGGCGGAGTCGACATCGCCCCGCATCCGTTTGCTGACCGAGGATTACCCGCCGTTCAACATCGCGCTGGAGGAGGGCAAGATCGGCGGCTTGTCCACCGACATCCTGCGCGAAATGTTCCAGCGCGCGGGCATCCCGTACAGCATGGAGTTGCTGCCCTGGCTGCGCGCCTACGCCATCGCCCAGCAGGAAGACAATAGCTGCGTTTACTCGACTTCGCGCACGCCCAGCCGGGAGAGTCAGTTCAAATGGGTGGGGCCGCTGGTCAGCAACTCCTGGAGCCTGTTCGCCGGCCCTCACAGCCCGGCGGGGGTGGCCGCGCTGGACGACGCGCGCGGCTTCACCATAGGCAGCTACAAGGGCTCGGGGATGTCGCAGTATCTGGCCGATCTGGGCTTCAAGCTGGAGCTGGCGAGAGCGGACGATTTGAACGCCAGAAAGCTGGTGGCCGGCCATATCGACTTTTGGGCCAGCGGCGAGTTCAGCGGCGCCTACATCGCCTCCGCCAACCGGCTGCCCATCCGACTGCTGTTCAGCTTCAACACGGTGCAGATGTATCTGGCCTGCAACCCGGGAATGGATGAGCGCATCGTGCTGAAACTCAACAAGACGCTGCTCAATATGCAGCGCGACGGCGTGGTGGACGCGCTGCGCAAGCATTACCGTTAG
- a CDS encoding MarC family protein, with amino-acid sequence MQTSFLSATVLLILITDPLGNIPLFIAALKQVKPERRRRVVYRECLIAFLVLSAFMFFGRNFLDLMHLTDDSMRVAGGVILFLIAIKMIFPGEGSVFGGDKMHGEPFIVPIAVPLIAGPSAMATVLLMSTREPERMLEWLGALTICMLVTLLVFLFSGKLQKLLGEQAITALERLMGLVLTAISIEMLLGGVASYIKQFH; translated from the coding sequence ATGCAAACCTCTTTTCTGTCCGCCACCGTCCTGCTGATCCTGATCACCGATCCGCTGGGCAATATCCCGCTGTTCATCGCCGCGCTCAAGCAGGTCAAGCCGGAACGCCGCCGCCGCGTGGTCTACCGCGAATGCCTGATCGCCTTCCTGGTGCTGTCCGCCTTCATGTTCTTTGGCCGCAACTTCCTGGACTTGATGCATCTGACCGATGATTCGATGCGGGTGGCCGGCGGCGTGATCCTGTTCCTGATCGCCATCAAGATGATCTTCCCCGGCGAAGGCAGCGTGTTCGGCGGCGACAAGATGCATGGCGAACCCTTCATCGTGCCGATCGCCGTGCCGCTGATCGCCGGCCCGTCGGCGATGGCCACCGTGCTGCTGATGTCCACCCGCGAGCCGGAGCGGATGCTGGAATGGCTGGGCGCCCTGACTATCTGCATGCTGGTGACGCTGCTGGTGTTTCTCTTCTCCGGCAAGCTGCAAAAGCTGCTGGGCGAGCAGGCGATCACTGCGCTGGAGCGGCTGATGGGCCTGGTGCTGACCGCGATCTCGATCGAGATGCTGCTGGGCGGCGTGGCCTCCTACATCAAGCAGTTCCACTGA
- a CDS encoding DUF1484 family protein: MNAISSIVELDRQIQQLQTQCLQHTALRSLEPQLKRLAHCNQSIHDICHAASLELGQVSCALAGLLMLLDQSEIKHLEREQVYCLLEPFTQRLQQAYEQLQELT, translated from the coding sequence ATGAACGCCATTTCCAGCATTGTTGAACTAGACCGCCAGATCCAGCAGCTGCAAACACAGTGTCTGCAACACACCGCGCTACGCAGCCTCGAACCGCAGCTGAAACGGCTGGCGCATTGCAACCAATCCATCCACGACATCTGTCACGCCGCCTCGCTGGAGCTGGGGCAGGTCAGTTGCGCGCTGGCCGGGCTGTTGATGCTGCTGGACCAGTCCGAGATCAAGCATCTGGAGCGCGAGCAGGTGTATTGCCTGCTTGAGCCCTTCACCCAGCGCTTGCAGCAAGCTTATGAGCAGTTGCAGGAATTGACCTGA
- a CDS encoding type II toxin-antitoxin system HicB family antitoxin gives MKNILQIEGYRAVISYDPEIDMFRGEFLGLSGGADFYAGDVASLKREAEISLRVYLDACREKGLQPLKTYSGKFNVRIAPRLHEMAAAAASAESKSLNEWVEAAIEERAEAMDLKTA, from the coding sequence ATGAAGAATATTCTGCAGATTGAAGGCTACCGAGCTGTGATCAGCTATGACCCGGAAATTGACATGTTTCGCGGCGAGTTTCTGGGCTTGAGCGGCGGAGCGGATTTTTATGCAGGCGATGTCGCAAGTCTCAAACGAGAAGCCGAAATATCGCTGCGCGTGTATCTGGACGCATGCCGCGAGAAGGGGCTGCAGCCTCTTAAAACCTATTCGGGAAAATTCAATGTGCGCATTGCGCCGCGCTTGCATGAAATGGCGGCGGCAGCGGCGTCGGCCGAGTCCAAGAGCTTGAACGAATGGGTGGAGGCGGCGATCGAGGAGCGGGCGGAGGCCATGGACCTCAAAACGGCTTAA